A single window of Flavobacterium sp. 140616W15 DNA harbors:
- a CDS encoding efflux RND transporter permease subunit has product MFRKFIENPVLSTVISIIIVILGLLGLASLPISQYPEIAPPTVVVTASYQGASADVVMKSVIVPLEEQINGVENMSYMTSTASSNGNASITIFFKQGTNPDMAAVNVQNRVTKATSLLPNEVIKSGITTSKQLSSTAFSFLLYSKDGKYDEKFLDNYLRINIMPEMKRVEGVGGTEIYTSQEYSMRIWLKPDAMASQGLVPDDIIAALKEQNIEAAPGKIGENSKESVQYALKFTGRLESPAAFENIVLRSGKQGSLLRLKDVADIEFGALDYTTSLITQGKVSSGGAISQISGSNARELIIACEDILKKASKDFPPGLEYHTFLNANDFLDASIEKVVYTIIEAFILVFIVVFIFLQDFRSTLIPAIAVPVSIIGTFFFLKLFGFTINLLTLFALVLAIGIVVDDAIVVVEAVHAKLDQGAKSAKKATIHAMSEISGAIISITLIMSAVFIPVTFITGSAGVFYKQFGLTLAVAILISAVNALTLSPALCAILLKPHDSQKSDYPKGFLPKFYASFNVAFETVTNKYINAVRFLIRRKWISLVAIAIFGIVFYVLMKNTPTGFVPNDDGGAIFGNVVLPPSSTLERTEEITKEIDSIARSIPEIELSSTLSGMDLIHGNGGSYGALFIRLKPWNERKGKTQDVNSIVGQLFAKTAHIKGASIIFFAAPTLQGFGNSNGFEVQLQDKTGGSYQNFDKNIGKFMAAINQRPEIMYATSPFNIGFPEMEVNVNVAKCKDAGVSVNTVLNTLQGYFGGIYASDINRFGKQYRVMLQSHPDYRAKESDINKIFVRTDKGAMAPISEFVTLKKTYGPEFLNRFNLFTSTTVTGAPNAGYSSGDAIKAIEEVAAQTLDRGYTYQFSGLTKEELSSGSQTILIFGLCLIFIYFLLSAQYKSYILPFSVLLSLPIGLAGAFIFANLFGVDNNIFLQISLIMLIGLLAKNAILIVEFALLHRLSGRSLVQSAIFGARARLRPILMTSFAFIFGLIPLMIATGAGALSNRSIGTAAVGGMLIGTLFGVFVIPVLFIIFQSMQEKIGGVKEPIHEPRQID; this is encoded by the coding sequence ATGTTTAGAAAATTTATAGAAAATCCGGTATTATCCACGGTAATATCGATAATAATAGTGATTTTGGGATTATTAGGATTGGCTTCATTGCCTATCTCTCAATATCCCGAAATTGCTCCACCTACAGTTGTTGTAACAGCTTCGTATCAAGGAGCAAGTGCCGATGTGGTCATGAAAAGTGTGATTGTTCCTTTAGAAGAACAGATAAATGGAGTAGAGAATATGAGCTATATGACTTCTACTGCAAGCAGCAATGGTAATGCATCAATAACGATATTCTTTAAGCAGGGAACTAACCCTGATATGGCTGCAGTAAATGTTCAGAACAGAGTTACAAAAGCTACAAGTTTATTACCTAATGAGGTCATAAAATCTGGGATTACAACAAGCAAACAACTAAGCAGTACTGCTTTTAGTTTTTTGTTATATAGCAAAGATGGAAAGTATGATGAAAAATTTCTCGATAATTATTTGAGAATAAATATTATGCCAGAGATGAAACGTGTCGAAGGTGTAGGAGGGACAGAAATTTATACGAGCCAGGAATATTCAATGCGTATTTGGTTAAAACCTGATGCGATGGCAAGTCAAGGCCTTGTTCCTGATGATATCATCGCGGCATTAAAAGAACAAAATATCGAAGCAGCCCCAGGGAAAATTGGAGAAAATAGTAAAGAATCAGTTCAATATGCTCTAAAATTTACAGGAAGATTAGAAAGCCCTGCTGCCTTTGAAAACATTGTTTTACGAAGTGGTAAACAGGGGAGTTTGTTGCGCTTAAAAGATGTAGCTGATATTGAGTTTGGTGCTTTAGATTATACGACTTCATTAATTACTCAAGGAAAAGTTTCTTCGGGAGGAGCAATAAGTCAAATTTCAGGATCCAATGCCAGAGAGCTTATTATTGCTTGTGAAGACATCTTAAAAAAAGCATCTAAAGATTTCCCTCCAGGATTAGAGTATCATACATTTCTAAATGCCAATGACTTTTTAGACGCTTCAATCGAAAAGGTGGTTTATACTATTATTGAAGCTTTTATTCTGGTTTTTATTGTTGTATTTATCTTTTTGCAAGATTTTAGATCTACATTAATTCCAGCAATTGCAGTTCCAGTATCGATTATCGGTACCTTCTTTTTCTTGAAGTTATTTGGCTTTACGATTAATTTATTGACTCTTTTTGCTTTGGTTCTTGCTATTGGTATTGTCGTGGATGATGCGATTGTAGTTGTTGAGGCTGTTCATGCAAAATTAGATCAAGGTGCAAAATCGGCTAAGAAAGCGACTATACATGCTATGAGTGAGATTAGTGGAGCGATTATATCAATCACCTTAATTATGTCAGCAGTATTTATTCCGGTTACATTCATTACAGGTTCGGCGGGTGTGTTTTACAAACAATTCGGATTGACATTGGCAGTAGCCATATTAATTTCTGCAGTTAATGCATTGACTTTAAGTCCTGCTCTTTGTGCTATATTATTAAAACCACACGATTCACAAAAATCAGATTATCCCAAAGGTTTCTTGCCTAAATTCTATGCGAGTTTTAATGTAGCTTTTGAAACGGTTACAAATAAATATATTAATGCAGTTCGATTCCTGATTCGTAGAAAATGGATATCCTTAGTTGCAATTGCAATTTTCGGAATAGTGTTCTATGTACTTATGAAAAATACGCCAACTGGTTTTGTACCTAATGATGATGGAGGAGCTATTTTTGGAAATGTAGTTTTACCACCATCTTCGACTCTGGAACGTACCGAAGAAATTACCAAAGAAATTGATAGTATTGCGAGAAGTATTCCAGAAATAGAGCTTTCATCGACACTTTCTGGAATGGATTTAATTCATGGAAATGGAGGTTCTTATGGAGCATTGTTTATTAGGCTAAAGCCATGGAACGAAAGAAAAGGCAAAACTCAGGATGTTAACTCAATCGTTGGTCAGTTGTTTGCAAAAACAGCACATATAAAAGGGGCAAGTATTATTTTCTTTGCTGCACCAACCTTACAAGGATTTGGAAATAGCAATGGATTCGAAGTACAATTGCAAGATAAAACGGGAGGTAGCTATCAGAATTTTGATAAAAATATCGGAAAATTTATGGCAGCAATCAATCAAAGACCTGAGATTATGTATGCAACAAGTCCGTTTAATATTGGATTCCCAGAAATGGAAGTCAATGTAAACGTAGCAAAGTGCAAAGACGCAGGTGTGTCTGTAAATACGGTGCTTAATACGCTCCAAGGGTATTTTGGCGGAATTTATGCTTCGGATATTAATAGATTTGGAAAACAATATCGGGTGATGTTACAATCGCATCCTGACTATAGAGCAAAAGAAAGTGATATCAATAAAATATTTGTCAGAACAGATAAAGGAGCAATGGCTCCAATATCGGAATTTGTAACGTTGAAAAAAACATACGGTCCTGAATTTCTAAATCGGTTTAATTTATTTACGTCTACTACAGTTACAGGCGCACCAAATGCAGGATATAGTTCTGGTGATGCGATAAAGGCAATCGAGGAAGTGGCTGCCCAAACATTAGACAGAGGATATACATATCAGTTTTCTGGTTTAACCAAAGAAGAGCTTTCTAGCGGAAGCCAAACAATATTAATCTTTGGGCTTTGTTTGATCTTTATTTACTTTTTGCTAAGTGCACAATACAAGAGTTATATTTTGCCATTTTCGGTATTGTTATCCTTACCAATAGGACTTGCGGGAGCATTTATATTTGCGAATCTTTTTGGGGTTGACAATAATATTTTCCTTCAGATAAGTTTGATTATGTTAATAGGTCTTTTGGCCAAAAATGCAATTCTTATTGTAGAGTTTGCACTATTACATCGCTTAAGCGGAAGAAGTCTAGTACAGTCCGCAATATTTGGAGCAAGAGCCAGATTAAGACCAATATTAATGACCTCTTTTGCTTTTATTTTCGGATTAATTCCATTGATGATTGCTACAGGAGCTGGAGCATTAAGTAACAGATCAATTGGTACAGCTGCTGTTGGCGGAATGTTGATTGGTACATTATTCGGAGTTTTTGTAATTCCAGTGTTGTTTATCATTTTTCAATCTATGCAAGAAAAAATAGGTGGAGTAAAAGAACCAATTCATGAGCCGAGACAAATTGATTAA
- a CDS encoding GNAT family N-acetyltransferase, with protein sequence MTNLYQSPRIIIREFLPEEQQTFLNLFKDAEVTQYLPETSAERYIEMFKELLENYEKGNLSRWAIFDTTNNNFIGMCVARIFVHNSNQIEIGYVLSKEYWGKGIATEVCKAMTQYCFTNTNIPEVVAITDLDNSGSQNVLQKSGFERRDNLIRDNEELAYFIIKRAQL encoded by the coding sequence ATGACAAACCTATACCAAAGCCCAAGGATAATCATTCGTGAATTTTTGCCAGAAGAGCAACAAACATTTTTAAACTTGTTTAAAGATGCTGAAGTTACCCAATACTTACCAGAAACTTCTGCTGAGAGGTATATAGAAATGTTTAAAGAATTACTTGAAAATTATGAAAAGGGTAATCTTAGCCGTTGGGCAATATTTGACACTACAAACAACAATTTTATAGGGATGTGTGTTGCGCGTATTTTTGTACACAACAGCAATCAAATAGAGATTGGATATGTTCTTAGTAAAGAATATTGGGGTAAAGGCATCGCTACTGAAGTATGCAAAGCTATGACTCAATATTGTTTTACAAACACCAATATTCCTGAAGTAGTTGCCATAACTGATCTTGACAACAGTGGCTCACAAAATGTATTACAAAAATCTGGTTTTGAACGAAGAGACAATCTGATAAGAGATAATGAAGAACTAGCCTATTTTATAATTAAAAGAGCGCAACTTTAA
- a CDS encoding lipase family protein, whose product MKFLKLLVLICFLLFNFLDGFSQNLKPGFDKAEYRELIYLATQSTESPEKAKLIPQPEHSKLVYRSKPIGLDNLWELWLKDENTAVLCTRGTTEKGESWLANLYAAMTPAKGEMKISNSETFEYELSTNKDAAVHTGYLLSTAFISKEMLPKIDSCYNSGIKNFIIMGHSQGGGISYLLTAHFYSLQSKGKLPADIRFKTYCSAAPKPGNLYFAYDYERKTQNGWAFNVVSAADWVPQTPFSVETPEDLPIVSPIAMVEETIKNQTFFKRMFLNMVYGKLTDPSRKTVKTYQKILGKEMAKRVKEFLPEFVPPPFYNSNNYVRTGNTIVLYPNPNDINYYEKFPNNTKDIMMHHSFPPYLYLLNQLE is encoded by the coding sequence ATGAAATTTCTAAAATTATTAGTCCTTATATGCTTCTTACTGTTTAATTTTTTAGATGGTTTTTCGCAAAATTTAAAGCCAGGTTTTGATAAAGCTGAATATAGAGAATTAATATATTTGGCTACTCAATCGACAGAATCTCCTGAAAAAGCAAAACTAATTCCTCAGCCAGAACACTCAAAACTGGTGTATAGAAGTAAGCCAATAGGACTGGATAATCTTTGGGAGTTATGGCTAAAAGATGAAAATACAGCTGTATTATGCACAAGAGGAACTACTGAAAAAGGAGAAAGCTGGCTTGCTAATCTTTATGCAGCAATGACACCGGCAAAAGGAGAAATGAAAATTTCTAATTCAGAGACATTTGAGTATGAATTATCGACTAATAAAGATGCCGCCGTTCATACAGGATATCTGTTAAGTACTGCTTTTATTTCAAAGGAAATGCTTCCTAAGATAGATTCTTGTTATAATTCAGGAATTAAAAATTTCATAATTATGGGACATAGCCAAGGTGGAGGTATAAGCTATCTACTTACGGCTCATTTTTATAGTTTACAAAGCAAAGGTAAACTACCTGCCGATATTCGTTTCAAAACGTATTGTAGTGCTGCACCAAAACCAGGGAATTTATATTTTGCATATGATTATGAGCGTAAAACGCAAAACGGTTGGGCATTTAATGTAGTAAGCGCCGCAGATTGGGTACCTCAAACACCTTTTTCGGTTGAAACGCCAGAAGATTTACCAATAGTAAGTCCAATTGCAATGGTAGAAGAAACTATTAAAAATCAGACTTTTTTTAAGAGAATGTTTTTAAATATGGTTTATGGAAAACTAACAGATCCATCCCGTAAAACCGTTAAGACATATCAAAAAATATTAGGTAAAGAAATGGCAAAAAGAGTGAAAGAATTTTTACCAGAATTTGTACCACCTCCATTTTATAATAGTAACAATTATGTGAGAACTGGAAATACGATTGTTCTATATCCGAACCCCAATGATATAAATTATTATGAAAAATTCCCAAATAATACAAAGGACATAATGATGCATCATTCTTTTCCACCTTATTTATATCTCTTAAATCAGCTAGAGTAA
- a CDS encoding DUF2480 family protein yields MEIINKIDASGIQTLDLRNYKSNGEDFIVFDIVPFLIEDFLLQEKIFRSEMAQIDWNQFTGKDVVICCSNDAIIPLWAYALISSLLAPHASIVVYSTIGNHENLLWMERIRKIEFSAFIGQKVVLKANTAIPEEILVLATSQLIKYVQTLMWGEAGSPLMIYKRK; encoded by the coding sequence ATGGAAATAATAAATAAAATAGATGCTTCAGGCATACAAACACTAGATCTACGTAACTATAAATCTAATGGAGAAGATTTTATAGTATTTGATATTGTACCATTTCTAATAGAAGATTTTCTATTACAGGAAAAAATATTTCGATCAGAAATGGCTCAAATAGATTGGAATCAATTTACAGGAAAAGACGTTGTTATCTGTTGTTCTAATGATGCGATTATACCACTTTGGGCTTATGCATTAATTAGTTCACTCTTAGCTCCTCATGCATCTATAGTGGTGTATTCAACAATAGGGAATCATGAAAACCTTTTATGGATGGAAAGAATAAGAAAGATAGAATTTTCGGCTTTTATCGGTCAGAAAGTGGTTTTAAAAGCAAATACAGCTATACCAGAAGAAATTCTTGTATTGGCTACAAGTCAGTTAATAAAATATGTACAAACCTTAATGTGGGGAGAAGCAGGTTCTCCTTTAATGATTTATAAAAGAAAATAA
- a CDS encoding efflux RND transporter periplasmic adaptor subunit: MKENKRYNENIIAILFIGTLSIVSCNTKSTEQIESPTAYPTLILKAQEANVSIEFPTTLEGEQTVEIRSKIDGYIEQVYVEEGSVVTKGKPLFKIDANSYLQEVNNKKAAVLAAEASLETAVIQTKRTAALAEKKIINNYELTSAKNIERVKRAELSQANADLSAAKSKLAFTNIVSPINGVVGSLPYKIGSLVSSSAPDPITTVANTKNVFAYFSLSQQQLNSFLSQYSGNQLKEKFKNMPAVSLVTADGETYPLKGKIQTLSGVLNASTGAANFKAVFPNPDAKLWSGASATIVIPTQLEDAILVPKKAVFELQGRFFVFTVDAKNVAHNTEIKIRNTATEKEYVVTEGVKSGDTIIVDGIGNLRDGMKIAPIASLAKK; the protein is encoded by the coding sequence ATAAAAGAAAATAAGAGATATAATGAAAATATAATAGCAATTCTGTTCATAGGAACTCTTTCGATAGTTTCATGTAATACAAAAAGTACAGAACAAATAGAAAGTCCGACAGCATATCCAACACTTATATTAAAGGCTCAAGAAGCAAATGTTTCTATTGAATTTCCAACAACATTAGAAGGAGAACAAACAGTCGAAATACGCTCTAAAATCGACGGATATATAGAGCAGGTTTATGTAGAAGAAGGTTCGGTTGTAACCAAAGGGAAGCCTTTATTTAAAATAGACGCTAATAGTTATTTACAAGAAGTAAACAACAAAAAAGCGGCAGTTCTAGCTGCCGAAGCCAGCTTGGAAACAGCAGTTATACAAACCAAAAGAACGGCAGCATTGGCAGAAAAAAAGATAATAAACAACTACGAATTAACATCTGCCAAGAATATAGAAAGAGTAAAAAGAGCTGAATTAAGTCAGGCAAATGCTGATTTGTCAGCAGCTAAATCAAAGCTTGCTTTCACCAATATAGTGAGTCCAATAAATGGAGTAGTAGGAAGCCTACCGTATAAGATAGGAAGTTTGGTGAGTAGTTCTGCACCAGATCCTATAACTACAGTTGCTAATACCAAAAACGTTTTTGCTTATTTCTCATTAAGTCAGCAACAATTAAATTCTTTTTTGAGTCAATATTCAGGAAATCAATTAAAAGAAAAATTTAAGAATATGCCAGCCGTTTCTTTAGTTACTGCTGATGGAGAAACATATCCACTAAAAGGAAAAATTCAAACTTTAAGTGGTGTATTAAATGCAAGTACTGGAGCTGCTAATTTTAAAGCAGTTTTTCCAAATCCAGATGCTAAACTTTGGAGTGGAGCAAGCGCTACGATTGTTATTCCAACACAATTAGAAGATGCAATCCTGGTTCCTAAAAAGGCAGTATTTGAATTGCAAGGGCGCTTTTTTGTCTTTACTGTAGATGCAAAAAACGTAGCACATAATACTGAAATAAAAATAAGAAACACTGCAACCGAAAAAGAATATGTAGTAACCGAAGGCGTAAAATCTGGAGATACTATAATTGTTGACGGAATTGGAAATTTAAGAGATGGAATGAAAATAGCACCGATAGCTTCTTTAGCTAAAAAATAA
- a CDS encoding efflux transporter outer membrane subunit translates to MNKYNYKLIVIILIVGSIWSSCKITKPYTKPATTVTYREPDNKDTTNMATMKWSELFTDVNLQQLISEGLAANLDLKIAVERINQSTANLRLKKAAFLPSVDGNVSVKESRLAFPQGFGLFDQSTQYDLGITVGWEADVWGKLKSAKKGAIANLLATDAAKRAIQTQLIANIANSYYELLILDEQLKVLKKTAKNRETDAETIKVLFENSIINGVAVVQSEANFYEAELAIPDIEQKITETEHALCVLLAKSPTKIERSSLEQQKLVYDLKIGVPMQLLANRPDVQQAEYNFRVAFEESNVARAYFYPALTISGAAGFSSFGLKDWFTNGGLFGNIAGGLTQPIFNKGINKARLATALSLQKEALYNFELSMLKASEEVSNALSRYDKATLKEEKRKKQLEALFKAVDFNKELLNNSTTNYTDVLTAEQNLLNAQLKGIDDQSQKLHAVVNLYRALGGGWN, encoded by the coding sequence ATGAATAAATACAATTATAAATTAATAGTTATTATACTGATTGTTGGCAGTATATGGAGTTCGTGTAAAATCACGAAACCTTATACAAAACCAGCAACAACAGTAACGTATCGTGAGCCTGATAATAAGGACACTACAAACATGGCAACAATGAAATGGTCAGAGCTATTTACAGATGTTAATTTGCAGCAACTTATTTCCGAAGGATTGGCGGCAAATCTAGATTTAAAGATTGCGGTAGAACGTATCAACCAATCAACAGCTAACCTTAGACTGAAAAAAGCTGCTTTTTTGCCTTCGGTAGATGGTAACGTTTCTGTAAAAGAATCCAGATTAGCTTTCCCGCAAGGGTTTGGGCTTTTTGACCAATCGACACAATATGATTTGGGTATTACTGTTGGATGGGAAGCAGATGTTTGGGGTAAATTAAAAAGTGCCAAAAAGGGAGCTATTGCCAATTTATTAGCTACAGATGCAGCTAAACGCGCCATTCAGACCCAACTTATTGCTAATATTGCTAATTCGTATTATGAGTTACTGATACTCGACGAACAATTAAAAGTACTTAAAAAGACAGCCAAAAATAGAGAAACCGATGCAGAAACGATTAAGGTTCTTTTCGAAAATTCGATTATTAATGGAGTAGCAGTGGTACAGAGCGAAGCCAATTTTTATGAAGCTGAATTAGCTATTCCTGATATCGAACAAAAGATAACTGAAACAGAACATGCTTTGTGCGTGCTTCTGGCAAAATCTCCAACTAAGATTGAACGTAGTTCTCTAGAACAACAAAAACTTGTTTATGATTTAAAAATAGGAGTTCCGATGCAACTTCTTGCTAATAGACCAGATGTACAACAAGCCGAATATAATTTTAGAGTCGCATTTGAAGAAAGTAATGTAGCAAGAGCTTATTTCTATCCTGCTTTAACAATCAGTGGAGCAGCAGGTTTTTCTAGTTTTGGATTAAAAGATTGGTTTACAAACGGTGGACTTTTTGGCAATATAGCCGGAGGACTTACACAACCTATTTTTAATAAAGGAATCAATAAGGCAAGATTAGCTACAGCATTGTCTTTGCAAAAAGAAGCGCTATATAATTTTGAACTTTCGATGTTAAAAGCAAGCGAAGAAGTTTCGAATGCTTTGTCTAGATACGATAAAGCCACCTTAAAAGAAGAAAAAAGGAAAAAACAGTTAGAGGCTTTATTTAAAGCGGTAGATTTTAATAAAGAGTTATTAAATAATTCTACTACTAATTATACCGATGTATTAACAGCCGAACAGAACTTGCTAAATGCGCAACTAAAAGGAATTGATGATCAAAGCCAAAAATTACATGCAGTTGTAAATCTATATCGCGCTCTTGGTGGCGGATGGAATTAA
- a CDS encoding metalloregulator ArsR/SmtB family transcription factor — MTTNKILMLLKMRGPLTALEIAHELKITKEGVRQQLLKLVEEDLIHPQEESKGVGRPQKTFSLTSNGNAKFPDTHAELTLKLINIINAMGENALQTVIDVYEETGKKKYHEEIDTISNLEQKLQKLVEIRTREGYMAEYSKNDEGYLLVENHCPICAAATIYQGFCSSELNTFRSVLGKDIIINRVSHIIGGDRRCAYQITSN, encoded by the coding sequence ATGACTACAAATAAGATATTAATGCTACTCAAAATGCGAGGTCCTCTTACGGCTCTTGAAATTGCGCATGAACTTAAGATAACAAAGGAAGGGGTTAGACAACAGCTACTTAAACTTGTTGAAGAGGATCTTATTCATCCACAAGAAGAATCCAAAGGTGTGGGTAGACCTCAAAAAACATTTAGCCTAACTTCAAATGGAAATGCAAAATTTCCAGACACGCACGCTGAATTAACTCTAAAGTTGATAAACATTATTAATGCAATGGGTGAAAATGCTTTGCAAACGGTTATAGATGTTTATGAAGAAACAGGAAAAAAGAAATATCATGAAGAAATTGATACCATTAGTAATCTGGAACAAAAATTACAAAAACTTGTCGAAATAAGAACAAGAGAAGGTTATATGGCGGAATACTCAAAAAATGATGAGGGTTATCTTTTAGTCGAAAATCATTGCCCAATTTGTGCGGCCGCAACTATATATCAAGGTTTTTGTTCTTCTGAATTAAATACTTTTAGATCAGTATTAGGTAAAGATATTATAATTAATCGCGTTAGCCATATCATCGGAGGTGACAGAAGATGTGCGTATCAGATTACTTCTAATTAG
- a CDS encoding helix-turn-helix domain-containing protein — protein sequence MKTKERSLENKICPLEVAVNSISGKWKVPIVWQINEGKKRPSEFLRGIAKVDRRVLNQQLKEMEQDGILTKESFNELPPRVEYSLTELGEKLVTILWMLNDWGKLMIPAEED from the coding sequence ATGAAAACAAAGGAAAGAAGCTTAGAAAATAAAATTTGCCCATTAGAAGTAGCAGTTAATTCTATTAGTGGGAAATGGAAAGTTCCTATTGTTTGGCAAATCAATGAAGGTAAAAAACGCCCAAGCGAGTTTTTACGTGGAATTGCAAAAGTCGACAGAAGAGTTTTGAATCAACAGTTAAAAGAAATGGAACAAGACGGTATTCTGACCAAAGAGTCATTTAATGAGCTTCCGCCAAGAGTTGAATATTCACTTACGGAATTAGGAGAAAAATTGGTAACGATTTTATGGATGCTAAATGATTGGGGTAAATTAATGATTCCTGCCGAGGAAGATTAA
- a CDS encoding EamA family transporter, with the protein MKNSYLLLHVAVILSGFTGIFGKLISLNEGLLVWYRTLFSAIILFLLLKLTKTSSQMKSYEKINISKIGICIAIHWVFFYASIKYSNISIGVICYCLTSFFTAIFDPLINRKRLFFLNCYLVR; encoded by the coding sequence ATGAAAAATTCCTATTTATTATTACACGTGGCTGTAATACTTTCTGGTTTTACCGGTATTTTCGGTAAGCTTATTTCCCTTAACGAAGGTTTATTAGTTTGGTATAGAACTTTGTTTTCGGCTATTATTCTATTTCTCCTTTTAAAGTTGACAAAGACTTCAAGTCAAATGAAGAGCTATGAAAAAATAAATATTTCTAAAATAGGTATTTGCATAGCCATTCATTGGGTGTTTTTTTATGCAAGTATAAAATATTCTAACATTTCTATAGGTGTTATTTGTTATTGCCTTACCAGTTTTTTTACTGCGATTTTTGATCCATTGATTAATAGAAAAAGATTGTTTTTTCTCAATTGTTATTTAGTGCGATAA
- a CDS encoding MFS transporter translates to MNANSAGQNKETIKKVLPLILATSIFMQMLDSTILNTSITAIAKDLNESPLDMQNAIISYVLTLALFMPVSGFLSDKFGTKKVFIFALLLFSLGSLFCSLSQNLTHLVFSRVIQGIGGSLMTPVGKLALIKTFPKKELLKAMNFAIIPALIGPVLGPLVGGYMVDYLSWHWIFLINIPFGIIGILLSLKYMPDYKSPIIDFDLKGFLIFAAASLLLSISLELFGNTVQLTSVLLILMSGLMMLYWYYRHALTDNNPIFPLNLFQVRTFRVGIIGNLATRLGFSSIPLLLPMMIQIAYGQSAVTSGWIVAPMALTAMFGKSAVIKILNTYGYRKTLMVNTFIIGILICTLAIPSIHTSIYWYIPIISVLGFFNSIQFTSMNSISIADLRNYHTSSGNSLVSVNQQLAIGFGIAFGLLVLKIFQGDVKLIHNEIHNAFRYTFLVVGFLTILSGLVFRRLHDKDGDNLKSAN, encoded by the coding sequence ATGAATGCAAATAGTGCAGGACAAAACAAGGAAACAATCAAAAAAGTATTACCCCTCATATTGGCGACTTCCATTTTCATGCAAATGCTCGATTCTACTATCCTTAATACGTCGATAACAGCTATTGCCAAAGATCTAAACGAGTCGCCGCTTGACATGCAAAATGCTATTATCAGCTATGTTTTAACTCTGGCACTTTTTATGCCTGTTAGCGGTTTTTTGTCTGATAAATTTGGCACCAAGAAAGTATTTATTTTTGCGTTACTATTATTCAGCCTAGGCTCTTTATTCTGTTCGCTTTCTCAAAACTTAACTCATTTAGTTTTTTCTCGTGTAATTCAGGGTATTGGAGGAAGTTTAATGACACCTGTAGGAAAGCTTGCACTTATTAAAACATTTCCAAAAAAAGAATTATTAAAGGCAATGAATTTTGCCATTATTCCTGCCTTAATTGGTCCAGTATTAGGTCCATTGGTTGGTGGATATATGGTTGATTATTTGTCGTGGCATTGGATTTTCCTGATTAATATCCCATTTGGAATTATTGGTATTCTATTAAGTTTAAAATACATGCCTGATTATAAATCTCCTATAATCGATTTTGACTTAAAAGGCTTCTTAATCTTTGCTGCAGCCTCGCTCCTGTTGTCTATTTCTTTAGAATTATTTGGTAACACCGTTCAGTTAACATCCGTTTTACTGATATTAATGTCAGGTTTAATGATGTTGTATTGGTATTATCGTCATGCTTTAACCGACAACAACCCTATTTTTCCTTTAAATTTATTTCAGGTAAGAACCTTTCGTGTGGGCATAATAGGTAACCTCGCAACTCGTTTGGGTTTTAGTTCAATCCCTTTATTATTACCTATGATGATTCAGATAGCCTACGGGCAGTCGGCAGTTACTTCAGGATGGATTGTCGCTCCCATGGCTCTCACTGCAATGTTTGGAAAATCGGCAGTAATTAAAATATTAAATACTTACGGATATAGAAAAACTTTAATGGTGAACACTTTTATTATTGGCATCCTAATTTGTACCCTTGCCATTCCATCCATTCATACTTCTATCTATTGGTATATTCCTATTATTTCGGTATTAGGATTCTTTAACTCTATACAATTTACCTCTATGAATTCTATTTCTATTGCCGATTTGAGAAATTATCATACTAGTAGTGGTAACTCATTAGTTTCTGTAAATCAGCAACTGGCAATTGGTTTTGGTATTGCTTTCGGACTATTGGTTCTTAAAATTTTTCAAGGTGATGTAAAACTCATTCACAACGAAATTCACAATGCTTTTCGATATACATTTTTGGTTGTAGGCTTTCTGACTATTTTATCTGGGTTAGTTTTCAGAAGACTGCATGATAAAGATGGTGACAATTTAAAGTCAGCTAATTAA